The following proteins are encoded in a genomic region of Dyadobacter sp. UC 10:
- a CDS encoding ISAon1 family transposase: protein MDTRANDIWSIGRFYGVDGRALLRQYRDFQSGFKDWKQRGHAKKWLLYPENLGSHLSIDETSLSHGELYTILTNKSAKGGRGSIVAIVAGTKAEAVIEVLRKIPEPLRKKVSEITLDMAGSMSLIAKRCFPRAVRVTDRFHVQRLAVDALQDIRIKHRWEVLDQESDAIEQAKMSQNEYHPEILSNGDTIKQLLARSRYALYKKPNTWTDSQKERALLLFERFPDLKKAYELTIGLSNIFTTTTEKIYGLTRLAKWHEKVRQSGFKSFNTVARSIENHYKTIVNYFDNRSTNASAESFNAKIKAFRAQFRGVRNVEFFLYRLTQLYA from the coding sequence GTGGATACGAGGGCTAATGATATTTGGAGCATTGGTCGTTTCTATGGCGTTGATGGTAGGGCTTTGCTACGGCAGTATCGTGATTTTCAGAGTGGATTTAAAGATTGGAAGCAAAGAGGTCATGCAAAAAAATGGCTCTTGTATCCCGAAAACCTAGGATCTCATCTATCGATCGACGAAACCAGTCTTTCGCACGGCGAATTGTATACAATCCTTACCAATAAATCTGCCAAAGGTGGCCGTGGCAGCATTGTAGCAATAGTGGCTGGAACTAAGGCAGAAGCAGTGATTGAAGTACTTCGCAAAATCCCGGAACCACTGCGGAAGAAAGTGTCAGAAATCACCCTGGACATGGCGGGCAGTATGTCCTTGATTGCCAAGCGATGCTTTCCACGGGCGGTGCGAGTGACTGACCGTTTCCATGTTCAAAGACTCGCAGTTGATGCCCTCCAAGATATCCGGATCAAACATCGCTGGGAAGTCCTGGATCAGGAAAGCGATGCTATTGAGCAGGCTAAAATGTCTCAGAATGAATATCATCCAGAGATATTATCTAATGGCGACACCATTAAACAGCTACTGGCTCGAAGCAGGTACGCGCTATACAAAAAGCCCAATACCTGGACAGACAGCCAAAAAGAACGCGCCCTGCTTCTTTTTGAACGCTTCCCCGATTTGAAAAAAGCGTACGAGCTAACGATAGGGCTCAGTAACATCTTCACGACTACAACGGAAAAAATATATGGGTTGACCAGATTAGCCAAATGGCATGAAAAGGTCCGGCAATCTGGCTTCAAGTCATTCAATACCGTAGCCCGCTCGATTGAAAACCACTATAAGACAATCGTTAATTACTTTGATAACCGCAGCACTAACGCATCTGCCGAATCCTTCAACGCGAAAATCAAAGCGTTCAGAGCACAGTTCAGAGGGGTAAGAAACGTTGAGTTCTTCCTGTATCGCCTTACTCAATTATATGCTTAA
- a CDS encoding type II toxin-antitoxin system RelE/ParE family toxin, translating to MIKSIVSKPLRLFYQKGDKSKLPASQVGRIGLVLTLLDAANVPEDMDFPGSGLHKLSGGLKDFWAVKISANYRIIFKFEGKDVTDIDYLDYH from the coding sequence ATGATCAAAAGCATTGTCAGCAAACCGCTCCGGCTTTTTTATCAAAAAGGAGACAAATCTAAATTGCCCGCTTCGCAAGTTGGCAGGATCGGGCTGGTGTTAACGTTGTTAGATGCAGCAAATGTTCCGGAGGATATGGATTTTCCCGGTTCGGGCTTGCACAAACTCTCGGGTGGGCTGAAAGATTTTTGGGCTGTTAAGATCAGTGCAAACTACCGAATCATTTTTAAGTTTGAAGGAAAGGATGTTACAGATATCGATTATCTCGACTATCATTAA
- a CDS encoding o-succinylbenzoate synthase: MPLKIVYKPCTLHFRKEAGTSRGILTQKTSWILQVTDLEQPGLIGYGECGPLPGLSVDDLPDFEKQLCGVCHIFNSLDLDVFPFNLGIILDQVVPQHLPSVRFGVESALLDIMKGGKRKPFKNDFSEGKAGVLMNGLIWMGSFDDMLAQVEEKLAQGFTTLKLKVGAIDFDQECRILANVRTRYNKDQITLRVDANGAFKPEDAAQKLKALSAFDLHSIEQPVKAGQPELMAELCRTSPVPVALDEELIGVFDYREKFALLKKLNPPFIILKPTLLGGFRHTSEWIEIANRLNIGWWITSALESNIGLNAIAQYTAAFDNPLPQGLGTGQLYVNNFVSPLEIRQGYLHYNAEKGWDLPDFSNVH, encoded by the coding sequence ATGCCGTTAAAAATTGTGTACAAACCCTGTACGCTTCATTTTCGTAAAGAAGCGGGTACCTCACGGGGGATTCTTACACAAAAAACTTCCTGGATCCTGCAAGTAACTGATTTGGAGCAGCCAGGTTTGATCGGTTACGGTGAATGCGGCCCGCTTCCGGGACTGAGTGTCGACGATCTTCCCGATTTTGAAAAGCAGCTTTGCGGCGTTTGCCACATTTTTAACAGCCTCGACCTCGACGTTTTTCCATTCAACCTGGGCATTATACTCGATCAGGTGGTGCCGCAGCATTTGCCTTCGGTCCGTTTTGGGGTGGAAAGCGCGTTACTGGATATCATGAAGGGCGGGAAGCGAAAACCATTCAAAAACGATTTTTCGGAAGGTAAGGCTGGCGTGCTGATGAACGGACTGATTTGGATGGGCTCTTTTGACGATATGTTGGCGCAGGTAGAGGAAAAGCTTGCGCAGGGCTTCACTACTCTCAAGCTGAAAGTGGGCGCTATTGATTTCGATCAGGAATGCCGCATTCTTGCAAACGTTAGAACCCGGTACAACAAAGACCAGATCACATTGCGGGTGGATGCAAATGGTGCATTTAAGCCGGAAGATGCAGCTCAAAAATTGAAAGCGCTTTCTGCCTTCGATCTGCATTCCATTGAACAACCCGTAAAAGCGGGGCAGCCCGAATTAATGGCCGAATTGTGCCGGACCTCCCCGGTGCCCGTCGCCCTCGACGAGGAATTGATCGGCGTATTTGATTACCGCGAAAAATTCGCGCTCCTCAAAAAGCTCAATCCACCTTTTATAATTTTGAAACCTACTTTACTGGGTGGTTTTCGCCATACCAGCGAGTGGATTGAAATAGCAAATCGTTTGAATATCGGCTGGTGGATCACTTCTGCATTGGAATCCAATATTGGTCTGAACGCGATTGCGCAATACACTGCTGCATTCGATAATCCGCTGCCGCAAGGTTTGGGTACGGGTCAATTGTATGTAAATAATTTCGTTTCGCCGCTGGAAATACGGCAGGGTTACCTGCACTATAATGCTGAAAAAGGCTGGGATTTGCCGGACTTTTCCAATGTGCATTGA
- a CDS encoding TlpA family protein disulfide reductase, with translation MKNLLLIFLVFAFSCSQNDNKEENKKTAEQPAAVAKKDSVITLEIHAKPGDQFFFNYVDRLFNFNILETPEKLKKDSLFIETIISHTPVLLKDIHWKAQNYIYLIPGEKYRITKDSMISHFELTGDSKRTYELNAWKELKKHAAKQKRISEFDFTDQARYQKFSRMDFNARDSVLRSEYEDNIRFLDNYASKNNFSNDQKKILSRTLYYQFKVAHFFFNKRKPDQTKKYLDSNRALYNELQPAMNCDSCFDDPEFPYLTQVFAKHYVADPDKVGTENAYSAYSKAFSGKTRDYLLYNLIKLGGMFNDTKPNPKLARQFQNDAQDPALKGYIKEMYDFLESKKSSAGYLANAAGENISWKKLLENHRNKVVYVDFWASWCGPCRAEAPASKTLRKKFEGKDVVFLTVSMDENSAAWKKASKKDGIDNPENYILIQPAKSDLKKQYQITSIPRYFLIDKSGKVVNSNASRPSDEAIITEITRLL, from the coding sequence ATGAAAAATTTACTGTTAATTTTTCTCGTATTCGCATTTTCCTGCTCGCAAAATGACAATAAGGAAGAGAATAAGAAGACAGCCGAACAACCGGCAGCGGTTGCAAAAAAAGATAGTGTTATTACGCTTGAAATACATGCAAAGCCGGGCGATCAGTTCTTCTTCAATTATGTCGACAGGCTCTTTAATTTCAATATCCTGGAAACTCCAGAGAAATTGAAAAAGGATTCACTTTTTATTGAGACTATCATTTCGCACACGCCAGTACTACTGAAAGATATTCACTGGAAAGCTCAAAATTATATCTATCTGATTCCCGGCGAAAAATACCGGATTACCAAGGATTCTATGATTTCGCATTTCGAGCTGACCGGTGATTCGAAACGGACCTACGAACTGAACGCCTGGAAAGAACTGAAAAAACATGCGGCGAAACAGAAAAGGATAAGTGAATTTGATTTCACAGACCAGGCGAGATACCAGAAATTCAGTCGAATGGATTTCAATGCAAGGGATTCCGTTTTGAGAAGTGAATATGAAGACAATATTAGATTTCTTGACAATTACGCTTCCAAAAACAATTTCAGCAACGATCAAAAAAAGATATTAAGCAGAACCCTCTATTATCAATTCAAAGTTGCACATTTTTTCTTCAATAAAAGAAAGCCTGATCAGACAAAGAAATACCTGGACAGCAACAGGGCATTGTACAATGAATTACAGCCTGCCATGAATTGTGACAGCTGCTTTGACGATCCGGAATTCCCTTACCTGACCCAGGTTTTTGCGAAACATTACGTGGCAGATCCGGACAAGGTCGGCACAGAAAATGCCTATTCAGCGTACAGCAAAGCTTTTAGTGGCAAAACCCGCGATTACCTTTTGTACAATCTCATTAAGCTGGGCGGAATGTTTAACGATACAAAGCCCAATCCAAAACTGGCGAGGCAGTTTCAAAATGACGCGCAGGATCCGGCACTTAAAGGATATATTAAAGAAATGTATGATTTTCTTGAAAGTAAGAAATCATCGGCCGGCTATCTGGCCAACGCTGCCGGCGAAAACATTTCCTGGAAAAAATTACTGGAAAACCATCGTAACAAAGTGGTTTACGTCGACTTCTGGGCAAGCTGGTGCGGGCCTTGCCGGGCGGAAGCACCCGCATCCAAAACACTCAGAAAAAAATTCGAAGGAAAGGATGTGGTATTTTTAACCGTATCAATGGATGAAAACAGTGCCGCGTGGAAAAAGGCTTCAAAAAAAGATGGTATTGATAATCCTGAGAACTATATTCTTATCCAGCCTGCAAAATCGGATTTGAAAAAGCAATATCAGATCACCAGCATTCCCCGCTATTTTTTAATTGATAAGTCAGGAAAGGTTGTCAATTCGAATGCTTCCAGACCTTCCGACGAAGCCATTATTACAGAAATAACGAGGCTTTTATAA
- the hemF gene encoding oxygen-dependent coproporphyrinogen oxidase yields MKVEVIESFFKDLQDRICSALETTDGQAKFQEDLWEHHSGGGGRTRLIQNGNVIEKGGVNFSSVKGEVHPRLRQQMNLNPGDDFHFTATGVSIVMHPHNPHVPIIHMNVRYFELSNGTCWFGGGIDLTPHYVVEEDARHFHQTLKNACDKHHPAFYPEFKTWADDYFYIPHRSETRGVGGIFFDYLKPDEEGKGQKLSKEALFAFVKEIGETFAPVYTSLMQKHCNDPFSEAQKQWQYLRRGRYVEFNLVWDRGTKFGLETNGRTESILMSLPPQANWEYNFIPESGSQEADTLKYLKKGLDWA; encoded by the coding sequence ATGAAAGTAGAAGTAATCGAGTCGTTTTTTAAGGATTTGCAGGACCGCATTTGTAGTGCATTGGAGACAACAGATGGCCAGGCAAAATTTCAGGAGGATTTGTGGGAACACCATTCGGGTGGCGGCGGCAGGACGCGGCTGATCCAGAACGGAAATGTGATTGAAAAAGGCGGCGTGAACTTTTCGAGCGTGAAAGGCGAGGTACATCCCCGGCTTCGGCAGCAAATGAACCTGAACCCTGGTGACGATTTTCATTTTACAGCTACCGGCGTGTCGATTGTAATGCACCCGCACAATCCACACGTCCCGATTATCCACATGAATGTCCGCTATTTCGAGCTTAGCAATGGTACCTGCTGGTTTGGAGGTGGTATTGATCTCACGCCCCATTATGTGGTCGAAGAAGATGCGCGCCATTTTCACCAGACTTTAAAAAATGCCTGCGACAAGCACCATCCTGCGTTTTATCCTGAATTTAAAACCTGGGCAGACGATTATTTTTACATTCCGCACAGATCAGAAACGCGTGGCGTTGGCGGTATTTTCTTCGATTACCTCAAACCGGATGAAGAAGGAAAAGGGCAAAAGCTTTCGAAAGAAGCACTTTTTGCATTTGTAAAAGAGATAGGGGAAACCTTTGCGCCGGTGTACACTTCACTGATGCAAAAGCACTGTAACGATCCATTTTCCGAAGCGCAAAAACAGTGGCAATACCTGCGCCGCGGGCGTTACGTGGAGTTCAATCTGGTGTGGGACCGCGGTACCAAGTTTGGGCTGGAAACGAACGGCCGAACAGAATCGATACTTATGAGCCTACCGCCCCAGGCGAACTGGGAATATAACTTTATCCCTGAAAGTGGCTCGCAGGAAGCAGATACGCTGAAATATTTAAAGAAAGGCTTAGATTGGGCCTGA
- a CDS encoding PepSY-like domain-containing protein — MMKALSIYLMMILLAVSGCDNEKVVDETSLPPLATEFIEAHYPDATIARVVRDRDDLLKSYDVILDNQVELEFDRLGECYSVDAPGNERIPDSVVPLKVLEYVKTNYPDEVITEWEKSKTTQEVKLSNRKELIFNLSGTFLRIDD, encoded by the coding sequence ATGATGAAAGCGCTCTCAATTTACCTGATGATGATCCTTTTGGCTGTTTCGGGCTGTGATAACGAAAAGGTCGTTGATGAAACCAGCCTGCCTCCACTGGCAACAGAATTTATTGAAGCACATTATCCTGACGCAACCATTGCCCGCGTCGTCCGCGACCGGGACGATCTGCTGAAAAGCTATGACGTGATCCTGGATAACCAGGTTGAACTTGAGTTCGATCGTCTGGGCGAATGTTACAGTGTGGATGCACCTGGTAACGAACGGATTCCCGATAGTGTAGTGCCACTGAAAGTACTGGAATATGTTAAGACCAACTATCCTGACGAGGTGATCACAGAGTGGGAAAAGAGCAAAACCACCCAGGAAGTGAAGCTTTCAAATCGCAAAGAGCTGATTTTCAACCTGAGCGGCACTTTTTTAAGGATTGATGATTGA
- a CDS encoding HigA family addiction module antitoxin, which produces MAENNVKGPMKNPVHPGEVLKNLYLEPLELTITDAAKGLGITRKTLSQLINGHHAVTPDMALRLAEAFNTTPQLWLNMQQNYDLRQAERKEKNYSITHFWTASKSDTARST; this is translated from the coding sequence ATGGCAGAAAATAATGTAAAAGGACCCATGAAAAACCCGGTACATCCTGGTGAAGTGCTTAAAAATTTGTATCTGGAACCATTGGAGCTAACTATAACGGATGCTGCAAAAGGATTGGGAATTACCCGCAAAACGCTTTCGCAATTAATCAATGGCCACCACGCGGTGACACCGGATATGGCCCTGCGCCTGGCAGAAGCATTCAACACCACGCCTCAGCTTTGGCTGAATATGCAGCAAAATTATGATCTGAGGCAGGCAGAGAGGAAGGAAAAAAATTACAGCATTACTCATTTTTGGACTGCCTCGAAGTCCGATACCGCGCGTAGTACATAG
- a CDS encoding ISAon1 family transposase N-terminal region protein produces MESFLPLIELILPDFIIENYLLTHVEKSEERYHVYLEEKNYPEADPIKADLLSKGYFPTITLQDFPIRGHKVFLHIKRRRWLNTKTGKVVHRDWTEVAEGTRMTIEFADFLKEIGGYEG; encoded by the coding sequence TTGGAGAGTTTCCTGCCGCTTATCGAGTTAATCTTACCGGATTTTATAATTGAGAATTACTTACTGACCCATGTAGAGAAGTCAGAGGAACGTTATCACGTCTATTTGGAAGAGAAAAATTATCCAGAAGCTGATCCAATAAAGGCAGACTTGCTCTCCAAAGGTTATTTCCCCACCATTACCCTGCAGGATTTCCCAATTCGGGGCCACAAGGTATTCCTTCATATTAAACGTCGTAGGTGGCTCAATACCAAGACTGGCAAAGTTGTCCATAGAGACTGGACAGAAGTAGCAGAAGGCACGCGAATGACTATTGAATTCGCGGATTTTTTAAAAGAAATTGGTGGATACGAGGGCTAA
- a CDS encoding BlaI/MecI/CopY family transcriptional regulator codes for MSLSKAEEQIMEQIWQHEKVFLKDLIDALPEPKPASTTVITLLKRMQDKGFVGYQVYGNSRQYFALVAKTDYFSSHVNGLIRNFFNNSAAQFGSFFARDTNLSTKELEELRKIIDSEISRKKDE; via the coding sequence ATGAGCCTAAGCAAAGCCGAAGAACAAATTATGGAGCAGATCTGGCAGCATGAAAAGGTGTTCCTGAAAGACCTGATCGATGCATTACCGGAACCAAAGCCAGCTTCCACGACTGTAATCACATTGCTAAAAAGAATGCAGGACAAGGGTTTCGTCGGGTACCAGGTGTACGGGAACTCGCGGCAATATTTCGCGCTGGTTGCGAAAACCGACTACTTTTCCTCGCATGTAAATGGTTTGATCCGCAATTTTTTCAATAATTCGGCTGCGCAGTTCGGATCCTTTTTCGCCAGGGATACGAATCTCTCTACCAAAGAGCTCGAAGAATTAAGGAAAATTATTGACAGTGAAATTTCGAGAAAAAAAGACGAATAA
- a CDS encoding M56 family metallopeptidase gives MISYLIKSILCSGILILVYQLFLEREKMHAFNRYYLLLSIAFSLLVPLISIEIQPETVIEPLITTVPEMLEQTELMVVSREKIADTSDPTNPINYLMLLISLITMILLIRFGKNILAILKLKNKCSRVRIPDARLVLVPKDVVTYTFLKYIFVSEKSFKNQQVRGEILAHELAHARQMHSLDIIFIELVQACMWINPFLFFYKKAIRLNHEFLADEAVLKEYSNVKNYQLLLLDTVLHKAQVSLTSSFNYSVTKKRLKMMTRFKNLNRQYAKQFAIALLGFVLTFIFSDKIYAQIETGGKLVAEALPEIRIARATQSPVKPKATEPVKTIVKFYKRNPGPGISAAETEEFYGTIEEYTTYVKNKKGRTDPIVRMPSKLEDRMYVLFKKMNLEQLEMADDSGIMVFQMQIPVKKAPDATMFENWKKPSVFGVWIDGKKVPNIELDKYKPTDIAEYWMSKLYGAALKGRSYKYQLDLTTNDRFDKTYERRVSDRVNVGRVGWVGERPKKFGK, from the coding sequence ATGATCAGCTATCTTATTAAATCGATTCTTTGCTCGGGCATCCTGATTTTGGTTTACCAATTATTTCTGGAACGTGAAAAAATGCATGCTTTCAACCGGTATTACCTGTTATTATCAATCGCTTTTTCATTGCTAGTCCCGTTGATCTCTATTGAAATTCAGCCGGAGACAGTTATTGAACCGCTGATCACTACGGTGCCTGAAATGTTAGAGCAGACGGAACTAATGGTCGTATCCCGCGAAAAAATTGCAGACACCTCAGATCCAACCAACCCGATCAACTATTTAATGCTGCTTATTTCCCTGATCACCATGATTTTGCTGATCAGATTCGGAAAAAATATCCTGGCAATACTGAAATTAAAAAATAAATGCAGCAGGGTCAGGATACCGGACGCCAGACTGGTGCTGGTGCCTAAGGATGTCGTTACTTACACTTTTCTAAAATACATATTCGTGTCTGAAAAATCTTTTAAAAATCAGCAAGTAAGGGGCGAAATCCTTGCTCACGAGCTGGCTCACGCGCGGCAAATGCATTCGCTGGATATTATTTTTATCGAGCTGGTTCAGGCTTGCATGTGGATAAATCCTTTTCTGTTCTTCTACAAAAAAGCGATCCGACTAAATCATGAATTCCTGGCTGACGAAGCGGTTTTGAAAGAGTATTCTAATGTAAAAAATTATCAATTGCTGTTGCTGGATACTGTGCTTCACAAAGCGCAGGTCAGCCTGACGAGTAGTTTCAATTATTCCGTCACCAAAAAGCGCCTGAAGATGATGACGCGATTCAAAAATCTGAACAGGCAGTATGCCAAACAATTTGCGATTGCATTGCTCGGTTTTGTGCTCACCTTTATTTTTTCGGATAAAATATATGCGCAAATAGAGACTGGCGGTAAGCTTGTAGCCGAAGCCTTGCCGGAAATCCGAATAGCCAGGGCTACCCAGTCACCAGTTAAGCCGAAAGCTACTGAGCCCGTAAAAACGATTGTAAAGTTTTACAAAAGAAATCCGGGACCGGGGATCAGCGCGGCTGAAACTGAGGAGTTTTATGGGACTATCGAGGAATACACCACCTATGTGAAAAACAAAAAAGGCCGGACAGATCCGATAGTTAGGATGCCATCAAAATTGGAAGACAGGATGTATGTGCTTTTTAAAAAAATGAACCTTGAACAGCTCGAAATGGCAGACGATTCGGGTATCATGGTGTTTCAAATGCAGATACCTGTAAAAAAAGCGCCCGACGCTACCATGTTCGAAAACTGGAAAAAGCCTTCTGTTTTTGGCGTTTGGATCGATGGCAAAAAGGTGCCGAATATCGAGCTGGACAAATATAAACCAACGGACATTGCAGAATACTGGATGAGCAAATTGTACGGCGCGGCGCTGAAAGGAAGATCTTACAAATATCAGCTCGATCTTACCACGAATGACCGGTTTGACAAAACTTACGAAAGGCGGGTAAGCGACAGGGTAAATGTAGGCAGGGTTGGCTGGGTTGGTGAACGGCCAAAAAAATTCGGAAAATAG
- a CDS encoding TonB-dependent receptor: MLRFLPLLFFVFTTGFAQTYTSTIRGTVRDADTGSPLVGATVQLVQGQTGTITGPDGTFRFDKLAVGRYQATVTYVGYETINIPEILLESGKENIIQVKLSPAGRQLQEATVSAARPVAFNSVQPITMEQTFRYAATYMDPARVATSFPGVAAANDQANGLVIRGNSPNSMQWRLEGVEIVNPNHLSNAGTFSDRPTSTGGGVNILSTQLLATSSFLAGPFPAQYGNVNGGVLDMNLRKGNDEQTEFTAQASLLGFDVAAEGPFSKKSKASYLVNYRYSFTGLLGAMGVSFGGEDINFQDLSFNLNFPTAKGGKFTVFGMGGLSDNTLKPDKDTTTWEFYKDGQHIVYRGKMGAAGLTFDQPIGNRASIRTVIAGSGLHSTRKAFLVDPKTLLNDEVLGDDQISSSKISFNTTFNYRFNAKQRLKAGIFLTSQQFGTPPNFFDEKINAWIVQPFVNWSYQIAPAVTTEIGLHAMISKLREEDAKGSFLLEPRAALKWQVADNQQLSLSYGLHSQLQSPNVYAATYGMTTIRRNMHLKPTRSHHLVLGYQQTFNKSNSLKVEAYLQNQFDVPVGEDLGTQYSALNLIEERPEVHFQNKGKGLTYGLEASFQKFLTNDFYMLASGSIYDATYLDLNGNRGASRFGGRHTFSLTAGKELKSGDANIWGINAKILWIGGFRDRPVDEEYSRTLKFTIYSNSGLYSVKMKDYFRPDLRIYWKKSKTKYSRTLALDLQNVSGTKNEAYRYFDIRQDKVVTQYQLGLIPVLSYRWEF; the protein is encoded by the coding sequence ATGCTCAGATTTTTACCATTACTCTTCTTCGTTTTCACAACAGGTTTCGCTCAGACATACACCTCTACCATTCGCGGCACGGTCCGCGATGCTGATACTGGCTCGCCGCTGGTAGGGGCGACCGTGCAACTGGTTCAGGGACAAACAGGGACCATTACCGGCCCCGACGGCACTTTTCGTTTTGACAAACTGGCAGTGGGCCGTTACCAGGCTACGGTCACTTATGTAGGATATGAGACCATCAACATTCCTGAAATTTTACTGGAATCCGGGAAAGAAAATATTATACAGGTCAAGCTAAGCCCGGCGGGCAGGCAATTGCAGGAGGCCACCGTATCAGCAGCGCGGCCGGTGGCATTCAATAGCGTACAGCCGATCACGATGGAGCAAACGTTCAGATACGCTGCGACTTATATGGACCCGGCGCGCGTAGCAACGTCTTTTCCAGGCGTAGCTGCGGCCAATGATCAGGCGAACGGACTGGTGATCCGGGGTAATTCGCCCAATAGTATGCAATGGAGGCTCGAAGGTGTGGAGATTGTGAATCCAAATCATTTGTCAAATGCCGGTACGTTCAGCGACCGGCCTACTTCGACAGGAGGCGGGGTGAATATCCTGAGTACCCAGCTCCTGGCAACTTCCAGTTTTCTTGCGGGCCCTTTTCCGGCCCAATATGGGAATGTCAACGGCGGCGTGCTGGATATGAACCTGCGCAAAGGAAATGACGAGCAGACAGAATTCACCGCTCAGGCCAGCTTGCTTGGCTTTGATGTTGCAGCGGAAGGACCGTTTTCGAAGAAGTCTAAAGCTTCTTACCTCGTTAATTATCGATATTCATTTACGGGTTTGCTCGGTGCGATGGGCGTTAGTTTCGGCGGGGAAGATATTAATTTTCAGGACCTTTCGTTCAACCTGAATTTTCCCACGGCGAAAGGAGGGAAGTTTACGGTTTTCGGGATGGGCGGACTCAGCGACAATACGCTCAAGCCCGACAAGGATACGACGACCTGGGAGTTTTACAAAGACGGTCAGCATATTGTTTACAGAGGCAAAATGGGCGCGGCGGGCCTTACGTTCGATCAGCCGATCGGCAACAGGGCTTCAATCCGTACGGTTATCGCGGGGTCGGGGCTGCATTCTACCAGAAAGGCTTTTCTGGTAGATCCCAAAACATTATTGAACGATGAAGTGCTGGGCGACGATCAGATTTCATCCTCAAAAATTTCATTCAATACCACCTTCAATTACCGTTTTAATGCAAAGCAACGGCTCAAAGCGGGCATATTTCTGACTTCCCAGCAGTTTGGGACACCACCCAATTTCTTTGATGAAAAGATCAATGCCTGGATAGTGCAGCCTTTTGTCAACTGGTCTTACCAGATCGCCCCGGCAGTGACTACTGAAATCGGCTTGCATGCGATGATCAGCAAGTTAAGGGAAGAAGATGCAAAAGGAAGCTTTTTGCTTGAACCGAGGGCGGCATTGAAATGGCAGGTAGCTGATAACCAACAGCTGAGCCTTTCTTACGGTCTCCACAGCCAGCTGCAATCTCCCAATGTGTATGCGGCCACATACGGAATGACCACGATCCGACGAAATATGCATTTGAAGCCCACGAGGTCGCATCATCTTGTGTTGGGGTACCAGCAGACATTCAATAAGAGCAATAGTCTGAAAGTGGAAGCTTATCTGCAAAACCAGTTCGACGTGCCTGTGGGAGAAGATTTAGGCACGCAATATTCGGCCCTCAATCTGATCGAGGAAAGGCCCGAGGTTCACTTTCAAAATAAGGGTAAGGGGTTAACTTATGGCCTGGAAGCCAGTTTTCAGAAGTTTTTGACAAACGATTTCTATATGCTCGCATCAGGCTCGATTTATGACGCTACCTATCTGGATTTGAACGGCAATCGCGGAGCCAGCCGCTTTGGTGGCCGCCACACATTCAGTCTTACTGCGGGAAAGGAGTTGAAATCAGGGGATGCGAATATCTGGGGTATCAATGCTAAAATTCTCTGGATCGGCGGCTTCCGCGACAGGCCGGTCGATGAGGAATATTCCCGGACCCTGAAATTTACGATTTATAGCAATTCAGGACTTTATTCGGTTAAAATGAAGGACTATTTCCGCCCGGATTTAAGAATTTACTGGAAAAAAAGTAAAACAAAATACAGCCGCACACTGGCGCTCGACCTGCAAAACGTATCAGGCACCAAAAACGAAGCCTATCGGTACTTCGACATCCGTCAGGACAAGGTTGTGACGCAGTACCAGCTGGGATTGATTCCGGTGCTGAGTTACCGGTGGGAGTTTTGA